Proteins encoded within one genomic window of Panicum virgatum strain AP13 chromosome 1N, P.virgatum_v5, whole genome shotgun sequence:
- the LOC120653804 gene encoding protein PHOSPHATE-INDUCED 1-like, with protein MASPRGSTRVRHGTSHVALVLIAVLLLTSARLTLGASRRLLELYKPPASALLTYHNGAVLQGRIPVSILWYGRFTPAQKAVVTEFLQSLTAASQAPTPSVSQWWNTINQLYLSKAPRRGSSANGAEVALAGQVSDEACSLGKRLTLAQLPQLAARAGPKKGGIALVLTAQDVAVEGFCMSRCGLHGSDAKAETAYIWVGNSATQCPGQCAWPFHQPPYGPQTPALVPPSGDVGVDGMVINIASMVAGTVTNPFRDGFYQGDKDAPLEAATACTGVYGSGAYPGFAGNLAVDRATGASYNANGARGRKYLLPALFDPETSTCSTLV; from the coding sequence ATGGCATCGCCTCGTGGTAGCACTCGCGTTCGGCACGGCACGAGCCACGTCGCGCTCGTGCTGATCGCCGTGCTGCTTCTGACCTCGGCACGTCTCACCCTGGGCGCCAGCAGGAGGCTTCTGGAGCTGTACAAGCCGCCGGCCAGCGCGCTGCTCACCTACCACAACGGCGCCGTGCTGCAGGGCCGCATCCCGGTGTCCATCCTCTGGTACGGCCGCTTCACGCCGGCGCAGAAGGCCGTGGTCACCGAATTCCTCCAGTCCCTCACCGCCGCCTCGCAGGCGCCCACCCCGTCCGTCTCGCAGTGGTGGAACACCATCAACCAGCTCTACCTGTCCAAGGCGCCGCGGAGGGGCAGCAGTGCCAacggcgcggaggtggcgcTCGCCGGCCAGGTCTCCGACGAGGCGTGCTCGCTGGGGAAGCGCCTCACGCTGGCGCAGCTCCCGCAGCTGGCGGCGCGGGCCGGACCCAAGAAGGGCGGCATCGCGCTGGTGCTCACCGCGCAGGACGTGGCCGTGGAGGGGTTCTGCATGAGCCGCTGCGGCCTGCACGGCTCGGACGCCAAGGCCGAGACCGCCTACATCTGGGTCGGCAACTCCGCCACGCAGTGCCCCGGCCAGTGCGCGTGGCCGTTCCACCAGCCGCCGTACGGGCCCCAGACGCCGGCGCTCGTGCCGCCCAGCGGCGACGTCGGCGTGGACGGCATGGTGATCAACATCGCCAGCATGGTCGCGGGCACGGTGACCAACCCGTTCCGGGACGGGTTCTACCAGGGCGACAAGGACGCGCCGCTGGAGGCTGCCACCGCCTGCACTGGGGTCTACGGCAGCGGCGCGTACCCCGGTTTCGCCGGCAACCTGGCGGTGGATCGCGCGACGGGGGCGAGTTACAACGCCAATGGCGCGCGTGGGAGGAAGTACCTGCTTCCCGCGCTGTTCGACCCTGAAACGTCCACGTGTTCAACTTTGGTGTAA
- the LOC120653803 gene encoding protein PHOSPHATE-INDUCED 1-like — translation MAAICAKALVLAVVVVLVSTPQLAVGARRRMELYQPNPADLLSYHNGPVLHGDIAVSILWYGQFTQVQKTIIYDFVLSLTMMPQAASPSVAQWWSTIDQQYLSKAAQATPSAGGEAKRTQVLLAGQVSDDNCSMGRSLTLAQVSALAARAKPKKGGVALVFTAQDVTVEGFCMSQCGLHGSDAKSGTAYVWVGNAATQCPGQCAWPFHQPEYGPQGPPLMPPNGDVAVDGMIVNLASEFAGVVTNPFGDAYYQGSRDAPLEAATACPGQFGSGSYPGYAGNLKIDQASGASYNANGAQGRKYLLPALFNPSTSTCSTLV, via the coding sequence ATGGCTGCCATTTGTGCAAAGGCATTGGTGCTTGCAGTAGTAGTGGTGCTTGTGAGCACGCCGCAGCTCGCTGTAGGGGCAAGGAGGCGCATGGAGCTGTACCAACCCAACCCAGCTGACTTGCTCTCCTACCACAACGGCCCAGTGCTCCACGGCGACATCGCCGTGTCCATCCTCTGGTACGGCCAGTTCACGCAGGTGCAGAAGACCATAATCTACGACTTCGTCCTCTCGCTCACCATGATGCCCcaggccgcctcgccgtccgTGGCGCAATGGTGGAGCACCATCGACCAGCAGTACCTGTCCAAGGCGGCGCAAGCCACGCCcagtgccggcggcgaggccaagAGGACCCAGGTGCTGCTCGCCGGCCAGGTGTCCGACGACAACTGCTCCATGGGCAGGTCCCTCACCCTGGCGCAGGTCTCCGCTCTGGCCGCGAGGGCCAAGCCCAAGAAGGGCGGCGTCGCGCTGGTCTTCACGGCGCAGGACGTCACCGTGGAGGGCTTCTGCATGAGCCAGTGTGGCCTGCATGGCTCGGACGCCAAGTCCGGCACGGCGTACGTCTGGGTCGGCAACGCAGCCACGCAGTGCCCCGGCCAGTGCGCGTGGCCGTTCCACCAGCCCGAGTACGGCCCGCAGGGCCCGCCACTCATGCCGCCCAACGGCGACGTCGCCGTCGACGGCATGATCGTCAACCTGGCGAGCGAGTTCGCCGGCGTGGTGACCAACCCGTTCGGCGACGCGTACTACCAGGGCTCCAGGGACGCGCCGCTGGAGGCCGCCACGGCGTGCCCGGGACAATTCGGGAGCGGCTCGTACCCGGGGTACGCCGGCAACCTGAAGATTGACCAAGCGAGCGGGGCCAGCTACAACGCCAATGGCGCGCAAGGGAGGAAGTACCTGCTCCCGGCGCTGTTCAACCCTTCCACGTCAACCTGCAGCACGTTGGTGTAG
- the LOC120653802 gene encoding protein EXORDIUM-like: protein MVSRVLVVAVVLMSLAQLSAGSRRLMELYIPPASDQLTYHHGTVLSGDIPVSVLWYGKFTPAQRSIVSDFLLSLTTAPGAATPSAGQWWGTIDQLYLSSAATNGAAPARALLDGQVSDEACSLGRSLSLAQIEQLAARAGGKKGGIALVLTDEDVAVEGFCSSRCGRHGSAAPGNSAYIWVGNSAKQCPGQCAWPFAQPQYGPQAKPLVAPNGDFGMDGLLMALATMVAGTVTNPYGDAFYQGPKEAPLEACTACPGVYGSGAYPGFPGNLLVDQTTGASYNANGANGRKYLLPALYNPETSTCSTLV, encoded by the coding sequence ATGGTTTCTCGTGTGCTGGTAGTGGCGGTGGTACTGATGAGTCTGGCGCAGCTCTCCGCGGGGAGCAGGAGGCTCATGGAACTGTACATCCCTCCGGCGAGCGACCAGCTCACGTACCACCACGGCACCGTGCTCAGCGGCGACATCCCGGTGTCCGTCCTCTGGTACGGCAAGTTCACGCCGGCGCAGAGGTCCATCGTCTCCGACTTCCTCCTGTCGCTCACCACCGCGCCGGGCGCGGCCACGCCGTCGGCCGGGCAGTGGTGGGGCACCATCGACCAGCTCTACCTGTCGAGCGCCGCCACAaacggcgccgcgccggcgcgcgcgctcctCGACGGGCAGGTGTCCGACGAGGCGTGCTCGCTGGGGAGGTCGCTCTCGCTGGCGCAGATCGAGCAGCTcgcggcgcgcgccggcgggAAGAAGGGCGGCATCGCGCTGGTcctcaccgacgaggacgtggcCGTCGAGGGGTTCTGCAGCAGCCGGTGCGGCAGGCACGGGTCCGCCGCCCCGGGCAACTCCGCCTACATCTGGGTGGGCAACTCCGCGAAGCAGTGCCCCGGGCAGTGCGCGTGGCCGTTCGCGCAGCCGCAGTACGGGCCGCAGGCCAAGCCCCTGGTGGCGCCCAACGGTGACTTCGGGATGGACGGTCTGCTGATGGCCCTCGCCACCATGGTGGCCGGCACCGTGACCAACCCCTACGGCGACGCGTTCTACCAGGGCCCCAAGGAGGCGCCGCTGGAGGCGTGCACCGCGTGCCCGGGCGtctacggcagcggcgcctacCCGGGCTTCCCCGGGAACCTGCTCGTCGACCAGACCACCGGGGCCAGCTACAACGCCAACGGCGCCAACGGGAGGAAGTACCTGCTCCCGGCCTTGTACAACCCGGAGACGTCCACCTGCAGCACGCTGGTGTAG